A region of the Stieleria neptunia genome:
CGGCGATGCCGCGTCAGCGGGTGGGCTGGTTAATGGCGAAAACGGAAACATTGTTGGCGCAGACGCGCGACTTGCGCCGCTTGCCGATCACGGCGGACCGACATGGACCCACGCCCTGCATAACGCCAGTCCCGCGATCGATGCAGGCGACAACGCTCACGCCGTCGATGCCGATTCGCAGCGGCTGGGATTCGATCAACGCGGATCGCAGCACCAGCGTTTCATTGACGGCAATCGATCCGGTACTGCGACCGTGGATATCGGAGCCTTCGAAACCCTACCGCCTCCGATCGTCGACGGGATTGTGATCAATGGTGGTCATGATCAACGATCCCGGCTCGATCGGCTGGCGATCCGGTTTGATCAACCGGTGCGGATCGACGATGACGGCGACAGTCCGTTTGAGCTGATCAATCTGGATACCAATCAACGCGTTGATGTGTCGGCGAATGTCGATCCGCTCGATTCCCCGTCGACACTCTTGTTGACGTTCTTGCCCGGGCCGTCGGTCGGGCCCGGCGGCATGCTGCTGGACGGGAATTACCAGCTGACGATGAAAGCAAGTCTGATCACCGTCGGCGCGATGGTTCTCGACGGCAACGGAGACGGAACCGCAGCGGATCACGTCTTCGGAAACGACGCCACCGACAACTTCTTCCGATTCTTCGGGGATTCAGACGGCGATCGAGACGTCGACGGCCAGGATTACGGACGGTTCGGACTGACCTTCCTGAAGCAAACCGGTATGACCGACTTCGATCCCACGCTGGACGCCGACGCCGACGGAGACGTCGACGGTCACGACTACGGCCGTTTCGGACTGAATTTCCTCAAGCGAATCTGAGTGGCGTAAGCTTCCAGCTTGCGAGGCGGCAACAAAATCGGCAAGCAGGATGCTTACCCCACTATTTGCCGTAGACCGGTGGTTTCCAGTCTTTGGGTAAACGGCCTTGCGGCCGCACGCCGACGGCACCGGTCGGGATGACCGCATCGGACGGTTGGATCAGTGGCAAGTCGTCCGGCAGGTGCTTGATCTTGAAATCCTTGTACTGGATCGTCATCGCGGGACCGACGTGGACTTGAACGGCAAGCACGCCTTCGAGCGCCCGACCGTTTTCGTCCAAGTCGATCAGGTCCGCGGTCATGTGACCGTCGATCCAATGCTGGTGGTGATTGCCTTTGACCAGGACACGATAGTCATGCCACTGATCGGCGGGAAACTCTTTGACCGGCATATTGCCGACGATCCAGGGCTGTCCCTGCGGGTCGATGATTACTTTTTCACCGGTGTGGGAAAGAATCCGACGCCCTTTCTCTTCGTACAGCATCCCGTTGTAGTTCGGGTTGTCGGCAACGACGTCGCATTGGTATCCGGTCACCACGTCCAGGCCCAGATCGGGCCGAGAGGTACCACGATACTGCAGCCCACTATTCCCACTAGGCGACACCTTGACTTTGACACGCAAGTCAAAGTTGCGGATCGTCGAACCCTTCCACGTGATGAAGCGATTCATCTTCAGCGATCCGTCGGTCACTCCGGTCAACGCCCCGTCGCGGATCGACCAGTATTTCGAATCGCCGACCCAGCCGCTCAAGTTTCGGCCATTGAGCAGATTGACAAACCCGTCTGCCCCCGGTCGGAACGAGACGGCCGCAGACGCCTCGGGATGCGGAACCGTTGACGCGGTGAAGGGCGCTTTCAGCGGGTCGATCGGACCGCCAAGCTCTTTCACTCGTTGGTCCGTCCGCTGACGCATCGCCGCCAGCGTTTCGGCGTGGGCGGGATCATCGGCCAAATTTACCAGTTCATCGGGGTCCTGCTTCAAATCATGCAGGAACTCACGGTTGCCGTGATCAAAGTAGCGGACGTACTTGAATTGTGCGTTGCGAATGCCTTCGAATGCCGGGATGCGTGTGCGGACGGCAAAGTGTTCGTGAAAGGATTCGGTGCGCCAATTGGACGGTTTGTCACCGGAAACAACCGGTTGCAAACTGTGTCCCTGGTATCGCTCGGGAACATCGCCGCCGGACCAATCGACAAACGTGGCGGGCAAATCGAGGTTCAACGCGATCGCGTCGGTCACCTTACCCTGTTGATCCTGATCGACGCGCGGGTCGGCGATGATTAGCGGCACACGCAGCGATTCTTCATAGTGCGACCATTTCCCGGCCAACCCACGATTGCCCATGTGATAGCCGTTGTCCGCCGAGTAGACGATGATCGTGTTGTCCGCCAATCCGGCCTTGTCCAGTTCGGAAAGGAAGCGGCCGATCGCGTTGTCGATCCCGCTGACCATTCGGTAGTACGCACGAACATTCGTTTGGTATTTTTCGTCGGTGTTCCAGCGCCAGAAAAATCGTTCGCGATTGATCGTTGTTTTGAGGAAGTCGGGCAGGGCTTCGAAAATCTCGGGAGCGTTCAAACGCGGTGGGGCGATGTCGATGTCGTCGTACATGCCATCGACGGCGCGCGGCCAGGCAAAGTGGCCGATCCCGGGTCGGCGATCACCGTCTTCGGCGTGGCAGGCGTTGAACCACATGTTCAGCGCGAACGGTTTGTCTTTCGGCTGCGATTTGATGAACTCGACGCCCCGGTCGACGATCACTTCGGTTTCGTGCCGCAAGCTACCGTCGGGTTGTTTCTTGTAGAACGGGTTGCGACCGATCGCTTCGAACTCGTCAAAGTGGTCTTCGCGCTTGTAGCCGTTGGGCATTTTGGCGTGCCACTTGCCGAAGTATCCGGTGCGGTAACCACGCTGCCGCAAGATGTCCGAGTAAAGCGTATTGACCGCTTCGGCCCGCGCCTGATCGGGATTGCCCGGGGAGCCATAGCTGCGACCGGTCAGGCCACTCAGAATCGTCGTCCGACTGACCCAACAGATCGAATGGCTGACGAACATGTTTTCAAACCGCGTCCCGCGAGCCGCCAGCGCGTCGATGTTCGGCGTCTGGATGACATCGTTGCCGTAGCACCCGATGGTGCTGGTCGTCTGGTCATCGGTGAAAAAAAAGACGATGTTGGGCCGGTCGTCGGCGAGACCCACGCGAGCGGACAACAGCAGCAGAACGAGTGAAACAAACGTTTTCATGGCAAGCAACCGAAGGGAATGGAAAGAACAGCCAAGATTCTAACCAGTCTGCCGACGCGAGGCGCCGGTGCTCTCGAAATTGCCGTCTGCCCCGCCCGGGAACGGGTCGAGGGGCATCAGCCGCATGCCCTTCAGACCTGCACAACGGTTCAGAAATCGTCGTTGACGGGGACGGTGTCCATGAATCCGATCATCATTTCTTCAGAACTTTGATCCCCCCAGCGGACCGGCTTGGTCGGATCGGGATTGGTCAGGTTGGATTCGCTGTTGTCGAACACGGCCGTGCATTCGATTCGGGTGTTGCGTGGGATGCGCAGCGGTTCGGCGAGCACGTATTTCAATTGCCAATTGAAGTCATAGTTCGGCACATCGAGCAACACTTTGCTGGTCTTGTCTGGGAAATGGGCAACGTAGCGGAACGATTTCCCTCGCAGGTGCATGTGGGGAGACATGCTGATCAGGTTCTCTTCAGTGTGGGCGTCGTAGGTCGCTGAAACGACGTGATGGGATTCGCCAGCCGGAATCACAAACTCGGTGTTGATCGCTAAACGACCCCGCAGCAGTTTGCGAACGTTTTCATTGTTCGTGAATCGGACACCGACGTAGCTGAGGTCATCCTGCTCGGTACCGTTGGGTGTGTAGTGCATTTCGAACAGCAACTTGCTGCCAGCTTTGACTTGTAATGCGACGCCTTCGGTTAGAACCATGGGGGGGCTGCCCGGCGCGTAACCGGCAACGACTTGGCGCAAATCCTCGCGTCGTTCACCCGCGGGGATCACGTAGACCAGAATGTGATGCACGACACTTCGCTGATCCGGCCGCGCTTCGGCCGCGACGATGTACTTGTCCTCGTCCCAGCCCGGATCGACGACAAACCGTTGGTAATCGATGATCCCTTCGGCGGGCACTCGAAACGCATGGTCTCGCATCTTGATGACTTCGTCGGGACGTCCCATTTGCCATCCGGCGATAAATTCCGGTGGGGTGGGCAGATCACGGGGATCGCCTTCGGGCATTCCGTTGTCGACCCAGGTTTCAATCAGCTCGCGTTCCCGCTGGCTCAAACGAGGATCGTTGGCAAAGGTTCCGTGTGCCGGATTGGCCGACCAGGGGGGCATGCGATTGTCGGCGATGACCTCCAGGATCGTGTCCTCCCATCCCAGCACGTCGTCGTAGCGGGTCAACGTAAAAGGAGCGATCTCGCCGTCGCGGTGGCATTTGACGCAATGGGCGTTGAAGATCGCCGCGATGTGTTTGGTATAGGTCACCTCGCCCGTCGCCTCGATCGCTTTCACACGTCCGATGTGACAGCCGACCGGTTCGGTTCGCGGCACACCAATCGGCTGGCCGGCCAGCAATTGATCGATCGCACGCGTCAACTCCGGTTCGGCGTCACGTTCACGCGCGTAGCCGACGCCATATTGATCATCAATCCGACCGTGATAGCGGACCTTGTGTTCCCGGTCGATCAAAAACACCTCCGGCGTCCTTTTGGCCCCCATCGCATCGGCGACGACATTGCCCAAGTCTTTCAACATCGGAAAACCGATCGCGTGACGGTGCACGTAGGCCGCGATTTCGGTCAAGCTGTCTTGCGTGTTGGAATTGATTCCAATCACTTGAATCCCGCGATCGGCATAACGCTGTTGAATGTCGGTCAATCGCGGACCGTACAATTTCGCCAGCGGACATTCTGTCCCGAGAAAGACGATGGCGATCGCATGACGGTCATCAAAGTCACTTAATGAAACCGGTTTGCCATAACAATTATCCAGCGTGAAATCCGCGACCTTCGAACCGATAATTGCGGCCGATTCATCTTCAGAGCCTGACGCCATCGCCGAAATGCCCGCAAGCATCGCGTGGAAGCAGACCAGAACGATCAAAAATGAAATGCGTTGCAGGATCATGTGAGACAGCGATGCGTTGGAGGCGTTGAACCAATCAAACCGAACGCCGATCATTTTCACCAATTTTCGAACCCAACGCATGGGCACCCGCCGTTGATTCGCGTATCGTTTCGTATCAGTCCAAGCGAATCCGGTTCTTTCGGGGGAGCACGGTCGGGAAGCCCATCGTCCGATCGGCATTTCCGCCGCCTATGATGCGGCCGGTTCGTCGCCGGACAGCGTCTGGACGTGATCCCGCAGCGTCTTGCGGAATGCTTCCAGCAAACGACTTTGAAAGCGATACGGATTCCACACGGCGACGATCTTGCGCGTCGGCTTGACACCGCTGAGCGAGCGATAGACGCGGCGCCGGGATTGATCCAAACGTCGGGCCATCATCGGAATCATCGAGATGCCATGATCCAGCGAGACGAGTTCCTGGACCGTCGCCATCTGGCTGGTGCGTTCAACAGAAACGGGATGAAACGATTGTCTGCGGCAGAAAGAAACAATGTTGTCGGAGAGACAATGGGCTTCCCCGAGCAAGACGAAGGGAATCTGATCGATATCCGACAGCTCGATCGATTCTTTCGAAACGAGCTGGTGATTCGGCGGCAACACCAACAACAGCTCCTCCTCAAACAGTTCTTCGATCTCCAGGTACTTGGCTTGAATCGGCAACGCAAGAATCGCCACATCGACCAGGCCATCGGCGCACGCTTTCAACAATGCTTCCGTCGTTTCTTCCTGAACGACCAGCGTGGCTTGGGGATAGTCCTGCGAAAATCGGCGCAGCAGGCCGGGCAAGAAAAACGGTGCGATCGTCGGGATGGCCCCCACGCGAATGCGGCCGACTTGTCCATCGTCAACGATCTCCGCGAGCGTGTCTTCCAGGATCGACAATACCTCTTTGGCGCGACCCTGTAATAGTTTGCCGGCATCGGTTAGTGACACGCATCGCGTTTGTCGTTCGAACACGGGCTGCCCGATTTCCTCCTCCAGCCGTCCGATCGATCGACTCAGCGCCGGTTGGGAGATTCCCAAATGCTCTGCCGCACGCGTGAAATTGCCGTCCACAGCGACCTGCAAGAAGTATCGTAGTTGGTCCAATTCCATCGTGGCGAGATCCCTGGGGCATCGTTTCACGAACGTTTTCGTTACGGCAGTTGAAACAAACGCCTGGCGTTTTCGGTGGTCGTTTCAGCCAGCGATTCGGCCGACACGCCGCGAATCTTGGCCAAGCAGCGTAGGGTGTGTTCGACCCGCGCGGGTTCATTGGGCCGTTTGCCACGCAGCGGTTCGGGACTCAGGTACGGCGAATCGGTTTCGATCAGCAATCGGTCTTCGGGAACCTGTCGGGCAACCTCCCTCAGCTCGTCGCTTTTCTTGAAGGTCACCATTCCGGCAAAGCTGATGTGCAGTCCGAGATCCAAGCAGGTTTTGGCGCACGCCCAATCGCCGGTGAAGGAATGCATGATGCCTGGCGGCACCGAGCTTTGACGTTTCAATTGATCGACGATCAAATCCCCGCTGTCACGCATGTGGATGACCATCGGCAGGGACGTGTCACGGCAGAGTTGCATGTGCCGATCAAAATACACGTGCTGCAACTCGATCGGCGTGTCGTCCCAGTAACAATCCAGTCCGGTTTCGCCGATCGCGCGGACACCGGGATATCCGGCCAACTCTTCGATGATCGCGAAATCGCCGACATCGGCTTCGGCGGCGGAGTTGGGTTGAATTCCGACGGCGGCGTACAGGAATCCCGGGTACTCGGCGGCCAGATCACAGGCGCGCCGACTGGTTGCGGCATCGATGCCGATCACCATGATCGCCTCCACCCCGGCATCCCGTGCACGACTGACGGTCTGGTCCAATCCTTCGGCGAACGCATCGACGTTTAGGTGCGCGTGGGTGTCGAAAAGTCGCAGCGTCATTAGGCTGAAAAGAAGTAACGAGTCAGGTGATAGAAGACCGGCGCGGCGAAACAAATGTTGTCGATTTGATCCAGCACGCCCGCGTGACCTTGGACCAGCGTTCCCGTATCGGTGACGCCGCGGTCGCGTTTGATGGCACTCATGGTCATCGCTCCGCCGCAGGCCATCGTGGTGACGACGGCCGCCAGCACACCGGCTTCCCACGGATAAAACGGAGTCGCCCAGGAGAGCGCCGCGGCGATCAGCCCGGTGGTCACCATGGAACCCAGCACGCCTTCCCAGGTGCGTGATCCGTTGATCTTTTCGGCGATGACATGACGCCCGGCCAGCTTGGTCCAGCCGCGTTCGAGCACGGCAGCCAGCTGGGCGATCACGACCAGAAAGATCAACACGCTGACGTTGCTGCCGGGCCACGGCTCTCCGCCGGTCCGAACCAGATCCAGATCCAACAGCGCCGGGGCGTAGCTGAGCGCGTACACGCAAATCAGCAATCCGGCTTGGATTTTCGCACTCCGTTCCAGGAACCGTTTGTAGTCACCGGCGATCGCGGCACGGGCCGGGATGAACAAACTGGCGTACACCGGGATCATGATGCTGTACAAGCCGTAGTAGTCGTTCTGGGGAACGAAGCTGGGCGGATGGCTGCCCAGCGCGATCAAGATGTACTGCAGCGGCGTGAACACAAAGAACACCCAGAACAACGTGCGGTGATCCCCGCGCCGCGTCGGCGTCATCGTGATGAATTCGCGCAGCGCCCAAAAGGACACGAACCCGAACAGGATGACGACACCGATGCGCTGCAGCAAGAATCCGAAGACGAAGATCGCCGTCATCAGCCACCAGACCCGGAGCTTTTGGTTGTACCGTCGGACGATGGCCGAATCGACGCCCATCGTTTCGCGACGTGACAACAGGAAGCCGACCAACGACGCGATTCCCAGTGCGGACAGAATCACCGCAACGAGAATCATCGCCCGCGTGGACAACCAGACGGTGCTCGCGAGCATCCCGAATTCTGGTTGGGTCAAAGTGTCGTTCATCAGGGTTCCCGGTACATGGCAATGGGTAGCCGGCGTTGCCAGAACGTCCGGCTACGAAGTCATTGCCAACCCATCACTGTTTGAGTTGATTGACGACCGCGTCACCCATCGCTTCGGTTGAGACCGACGGGCCGCCCCGGGCGATGTCGGCGGTTCGCAGTCCGGCGGCCAAGACGTCACCGACGGCCGTTTCGATGGCGACCGCTTCGGGTTCCGCATTCAAGGAATGACGCAGCAACATCGCCGCGGCCAAAATCGTCGCCAGCGGATTGGCGATGCCTTTGCCCGCGATGTCGGGGGCGGAACCATGGATCGGTTCGTACAGCCCGGGACCATCGCTGCCCAGCGAGGCACTCGGCAGCATGCCCAGCGAACCGGGCAGCATCGACGCCTCGTCGGTCAAGATGTCACCGAACATGTTGCCGGTGACGACGACATCGAAATCCGAGGGGCGATTGATCAGGTGCATCGCCATCGCATCGACCAGCACGACGTCGTATTGGACTTCGGGGAACTCTTCGGCCATCACGCGTGCAGCGGCTTGCCGCCACAACCGACTGGGCTCCAGCACGTTCGCCTTGTCGACGCTGGTCAAACGGTTGTCGCGTCCCTTGGCGGCTTGTGCGGCCAGTCGCACGATTCGCTCGACTTCACCGACGCTGTACACCATCGCTTGGCTGGCGGTTTCATCCACCCCGGACCCGCTGCGACTGGATTCGCCGAAATAGATTCCGCCGGTCAGCTCACGGAGAAACAGAATGTCGGTGCCTTCGATGATCTCGCGACGCAGCGGTGAGGCGTCGATCAATTGGTCGAACAACTTGATCGGTCGCAAGTTGGCGAACAATCCGAGCTCCTTGCGAATCTTCAACAACCCCGCTTCCGGCCGCGTCTTGGCCGACGGGTCATCCCACTTGGGGCCGCCGACGGCGCCCAGCAGGATCGCATCGGAATGACGACAGGCCTGAACGGTTTCCTCCGGCAGCGGGTCGCCGGTTTCGTCGATCGCGATCCCACCGATCAGGTGCGATTGGTAAGTGAATTCGTGGCCGAAAATCTCGCCAATCGTTTCGAGAACACGTTTGGCTTGCTGCGTGATTTCGGGACCGATGCCGTCGCCGGGCAAAAGAACGATGGAGGCTTTCAAGGTTACTGGGCTGGTCTGGAGAGGAAGGGGCTGTTCAGGGAAACGCGTACTGTAGCCGAATCCGCCCGTTTTCCCCAGAGGCAAGGCGGACGAATCGGCGCCCGGAATAACCGGCTTAAACCGCAGATCCGATCCCGCGGCGCCCGCCTTGGTGTCTGTTCGCACGCGGCCGGCCGATTTGATCGCGGCCCGGGGAAATCGCGACGCAGCTTGTTGAAGACAGGTCAATGGAGCCCGTTCTTTTACCCCCGACGCCATCATGCAAGCTGGAAATCTCGGCCGATCAAGCTCGACCGGACCACTCCCCGCAACCCCGATCGTCCTCCATCCGCAGTCCGCCGGCCCGGTGGAGCAGGATTCGATCCCGGCGGGGGGAGGCATCCCGACGGCATCCGTTCGTGTCTTGCACATCGTCAACGGAGAACATTTTGCGGGGGCCGAACGCGTCCAGTCCCACCTGGGCCGCTGCTTACCAGAGTTCGCCGTCGATGCCGATTTCGCCTGCGTGAAACCGGGTAAGTTTGCCAAAACGTTGGTCGAACACGGCGGAGCCTGGGGCCGTTGTTTCCGCGCGGACATGAAAAACCGGCTGGACGTCCGCGCCGCCTGGCGGGTTCGTCGACTGGTCCGAGAAAACGGGTACGACTTGATGCACGCCCACACGCCGCGAACGGCGATGATCGCGTCGCTGGCGTCGCGTCTGACCGGGCTGCCGTGGGTCTATCACGTCCACAGCCCCACGGCTCGGGATTCGTCCAAGCGGTTGACCAATCACGCCAATGCCGCGGTCGAAAAACTGTCGCTGCGGGGATGCAACCACTTGATCACGGTCTCGGAGAGCTTGCGGTTGGATTGCATTCGGCGTGGTTGTCACGAAGAGGATGTCACGGTCGTGCACAACGGCGTGCCCGCGGTCTGCCCACCACGCTCGTCGACGCCGGTCGTCGGCGGACGCTGGGTGCTCGGCATGGTTGCGTTGATGCGACCGCGAAAGGGGCTGGAAATCGCCTTAGAAGCGATCGCAAAATTGCGGGACCAGCACGACGTCCGCCTTCGGATCATCGGCCCCTTCGAAACCGACGCCTACAAGGAATCGATCGAAGACCTGATCGCAGAATTGCAGATCTCGGGATTGGTCGAGCGAGTCGGCTTTACACGCAATGTTCCGGGCGAACTCGCCAAACTGGACGCGATGGTGTTGCCCAGTCTGTACGGAGAAGGGTTGCCGATGGTGGTGCTCGAATCCATGGCCGCGGGGCTTCCCGTGGTCGCCACGCGGGTCGAGGGGACGCCCGAGGCGTTGACCGATGGGGCCCAAGGATTGCTCGCCGAGCCGGGCGACGCGGAAAGTCTGGCCGAGAAAATCGAGGAGCTGATCTCGGGCGTCCACGACTGGCAACAGATGTCCGACGCCGCGATCGAGCGTCATGCCAAGGATTTCTCCGACGTCGCGATGGCAAGTCGGACGGCGGATGTCTATCGCAAGGTGCTGGGACTCTAGTCTTCCAGCAAACTGTCACAGACCTGAACCGTGGCCCAGTTCTCCTTCTGACGCTCGATGAATTCGAGGTGTCGGGGGGCCGTTTGGTACACGTCATGGGTCGCGCGATCACTAAAGATCACGTGCAGCGACACGTCAAATTTGACATTGACCGGCCGGTCCAACTCGGTGTCTCGGCGACCGACCGAAAACCCGATGACTCCGTCGTGATCATCCAGGTATTTTTGGCAGTCCGCGACCAGACTGTCGACCGCCGCCGGGCTGTTGTCTTTGAGCGTAAAAAAAACGTGGTGGGCGAGCCGAGCCATGGGACAAACCTTGCAACAAGCGGGGAAGTCGGGAAATTCGTGTGGGGCCTGTATCGTAATAAAACCGCGCCCCGTGGCGAGCCCCCGAAGCGAAGCGGTAAATTACGTCGGCCCGTGTCTTCCACCGGCGACTTCCCCTGATGTCTTCCACCGACCTCTTTTCAACCGATTCCATGACGACTCCGGCACAACGCGTCCAAGCACTTCGCGATGAGATTCGTGGGCACGACCACGCGTATTACGTCCTGGCCCAACCGTCGATCAGTGACTTGGAATACGATCGGTTGTTGGAATCATTGCGAGCCCTGGAAACCGAGCACCCCGAACTGCTCACGCCCGATTCGCCGACCCAACGCATCGGCGATCAACCGGTCGAGCATTTGGTCCAGGTCCCGCATGCGGTCCCGATGCTGTCGATCGACAACACCTACAGCCGCGAGGAATTGAAAGCCTACTTTGACCGCACCGAAAAACTGCTCCAAGGGCAGTCGATCGAGTGGGTGATGGAATACAAGATCGACGGGGTGGCTGCATCGGTGCGTTACGAAAACGGCGAGATGAAGCTTGCCGTCACACGCGGAAACGGAACCGTCGGCGACGACATCACGCACAACATCCGGACCGTTCGTGATCTGCCGCTCCGGATCAACGCAAAAAAAACGCCAGACGTGTTGGAGGTCCGCGGTGAAGTCTACATGACCAACACGGACCTGGCCGACCTGAACGAACGGCAGGTCGCGGCGGGAGCCGAGCCGTTCAAGAACACCCGCAACGTTACCGCCGGGACGATCCGGTTGCTCGACCCGGCCATCGCCGCCGAACGCAACCTGCGGTTCTTCTGCCACGGCGTGGGACAAGTCGATGGGCTGGCCGCCAAAAACCACATGCAGTTTCTGAAAGAAATTGCGGCGTACGGCATTCCGATGACGCCCGATGTCCGCGTCTTTCCCAACGCGGCGGCGGTGATCGAGGCGGTCGATGAACTGGAACAGGGAATGCCGGATCTGCCATTTGAAGTCGACGGAATTGTGTTCAAGGTCAACGATTTTGCGCAGCGCGACAAACTGGGCATGCGGAGCAAGAGCCCGCGCTGGTTGATTGCGTATAAATTCGAACGTTACGAGGCGGTCACGCGATTGAACGACATCAGTGTCCAAGTCGGCAAAACGGGAACCGTGACCCCGGTGGCTCATCTGGAACCCGTCGACATCGCCGACACGACCGTCTCCCGCGCCTCGCTGCACAATGCCGACGAAATCGAACGATTGGACGTGCGCATCGGTGACGTCGTGGTGGTCGAAAAAGCGGGGAAGATCATTCCCAAAGTCGTTCGCGTTGAAAAACACCTGCGGAAAGCCAAGCTTCCGCCGTTTCGTTTTCCCGCGACCTGCCCCGAGTGCGAAACGGAACTGGTACGCGACGATGGGGGAGTCTATATCCGATGCCCCAATCCCCAATGCCCGGCACAGCTGAAACAGCGTTTGGTCTATTTCGGCAGCCGGCCGGGAATGGACATCGACGGACTGGGTGAGGAGGTCGTGGATCTGTTGCTCGGTCACGGCCTGTTGCACGGCTATGCCGACCTGTATCGGTTGTCGGTGGATCAAGTCGCCTCGCTGGATTGGCTGAAGCAACGAAAAGGAAAAGACGGCAAATTGATCGACGTCAAGGTCGGCGAGCGAAACGCAAAGAACCTGATCGCGGGCATCGACAACAGCCGTGACCGCGGGCTGGCCCGCGTGCTGTCCTCGATTTCGATTCGACACGTCGGCCCCCGCGTCGCGTCCCTGATCACGGCAAAGTACCACACCCTGGACATGCTCCGCGAAGCATCGGTCGACGATCTGGCGGATCTGCATGAGATCGGAGAACGTATCGCCAAAAGTTTGCATGAGTTTCTGCACAGCGACTACGGCCAGAAAACGCTCGACGAACTCGACGCGGAAGGCGTCAAATTGGAAGACCCCGAACCTGTCGAAGTCGAAGGGGGGCGTTTGTTGGAAGGGAAAACCGTCGTCGTCACGGGAACCCTGAAACACTACAAGCGGGACGAGATCAAAAAATTGATCGCCGAACTGGGCGGTCGAGCGTCGGGCAGCGTCAGCAAAAACACGGATTTTTTGGTCGCGGGTGAAAAAGCCGGCAGCAAGCTGACCAAGGCCAACGAATTGGGGGTCGAGGTGCTTTCCGAACAGGCGTTTCAGGAGCTGGTGGCCGGACAGGACGGGGGCGAGGGGGGAGATTGATGCCGCCGATCCGTTGTCTGCCGGCGGGCCGGTGCGGTGGATCAAGGACGAAGATTTTCCCGTCAAAGAACGTCCGCTGGAGAGTTCAAGACGAGGCTTGTCAGGCTTGGCCGGCTTTGGCATACTGTCCCGCTCTTGGCGAGGTAGCTCAGTCGGTTAGAGCGGTGGCTTCATAAGCCATAGGTCGCTGGTTCAAGTCCAGTCCTCGCTACTTCTTTTTGCGGTCCGTTCTGTGACCGCATCATTCGGCCCCGTTTGGCGGCCGATTGTGCCGGCCCAGATTGACGGCCTTCAATCCATGGTTGGGCGATTGCTCGCCCGCGAAGACCCTCCCCTCGCTGCGCTCGACCCTCCCTGGCAGGGAGGGTGACGATGAAGGACCCTGTTCGCTTGAGACCAACGGGACCACCCCATCATTCTGCCCCGTATCATTCTGCCATCCAACCACGACTCCCCCATCGCTGGTCAACCCACTCATCCTTCACCCTCCTGTTCTCCGTCACCCTCCCCGCTCGCCGACCTTGACGCGACGTTTCGATTCTCGTAGCAGATCGATCGCAGATACAGCCGCTCCACCTTCGCTCTGGCCCAGGGCGTTTTCCGCAGAAACTTCAGGCTTGATTTGAGGCTGGGGTCGTGTGTGAAGCAGCGAATTTGGATTCGGTTGCCCAGTTCGTCCCAGCCGTACCGTT
Encoded here:
- a CDS encoding sulfatase-like hydrolase/transferase, whose protein sequence is MKTFVSLVLLLLSARVGLADDRPNIVFFFTDDQTTSTIGCYGNDVIQTPNIDALAARGTRFENMFVSHSICWVSRTTILSGLTGRSYGSPGNPDQARAEAVNTLYSDILRQRGYRTGYFGKWHAKMPNGYKREDHFDEFEAIGRNPFYKKQPDGSLRHETEVIVDRGVEFIKSQPKDKPFALNMWFNACHAEDGDRRPGIGHFAWPRAVDGMYDDIDIAPPRLNAPEIFEALPDFLKTTINRERFFWRWNTDEKYQTNVRAYYRMVSGIDNAIGRFLSELDKAGLADNTIIVYSADNGYHMGNRGLAGKWSHYEESLRVPLIIADPRVDQDQQGKVTDAIALNLDLPATFVDWSGGDVPERYQGHSLQPVVSGDKPSNWRTESFHEHFAVRTRIPAFEGIRNAQFKYVRYFDHGNREFLHDLKQDPDELVNLADDPAHAETLAAMRQRTDQRVKELGGPIDPLKAPFTASTVPHPEASAAVSFRPGADGFVNLLNGRNLSGWVGDSKYWSIRDGALTGVTDGSLKMNRFITWKGSTIRNFDLRVKVKVSPSGNSGLQYRGTSRPDLGLDVVTGYQCDVVADNPNYNGMLYEEKGRRILSHTGEKVIIDPQGQPWIVGNMPVKEFPADQWHDYRVLVKGNHHQHWIDGHMTADLIDLDENGRALEGVLAVQVHVGPAMTIQYKDFKIKHLPDDLPLIQPSDAVIPTGAVGVRPQGRLPKDWKPPVYGK
- a CDS encoding redoxin domain-containing protein encodes the protein MRWVRKLVKMIGVRFDWFNASNASLSHMILQRISFLIVLVCFHAMLAGISAMASGSEDESAAIIGSKVADFTLDNCYGKPVSLSDFDDRHAIAIVFLGTECPLAKLYGPRLTDIQQRYADRGIQVIGINSNTQDSLTEIAAYVHRHAIGFPMLKDLGNVVADAMGAKRTPEVFLIDREHKVRYHGRIDDQYGVGYARERDAEPELTRAIDQLLAGQPIGVPRTEPVGCHIGRVKAIEATGEVTYTKHIAAIFNAHCVKCHRDGEIAPFTLTRYDDVLGWEDTILEVIADNRMPPWSANPAHGTFANDPRLSQRERELIETWVDNGMPEGDPRDLPTPPEFIAGWQMGRPDEVIKMRDHAFRVPAEGIIDYQRFVVDPGWDEDKYIVAAEARPDQRSVVHHILVYVIPAGERREDLRQVVAGYAPGSPPMVLTEGVALQVKAGSKLLFEMHYTPNGTEQDDLSYVGVRFTNNENVRKLLRGRLAINTEFVIPAGESHHVVSATYDAHTEENLISMSPHMHLRGKSFRYVAHFPDKTSKVLLDVPNYDFNWQLKYVLAEPLRIPRNTRIECTAVFDNSESNLTNPDPTKPVRWGDQSSEEMMIGFMDTVPVNDDF
- a CDS encoding LysR family transcriptional regulator; protein product: MELDQLRYFLQVAVDGNFTRAAEHLGISQPALSRSIGRLEEEIGQPVFERQTRCVSLTDAGKLLQGRAKEVLSILEDTLAEIVDDGQVGRIRVGAIPTIAPFFLPGLLRRFSQDYPQATLVVQEETTEALLKACADGLVDVAILALPIQAKYLEIEELFEEELLLVLPPNHQLVSKESIELSDIDQIPFVLLGEAHCLSDNIVSFCRRQSFHPVSVERTSQMATVQELVSLDHGISMIPMMARRLDQSRRRVYRSLSGVKPTRKIVAVWNPYRFQSRLLEAFRKTLRDHVQTLSGDEPAAS
- a CDS encoding TatD family hydrolase: MTLRLFDTHAHLNVDAFAEGLDQTVSRARDAGVEAIMVIGIDAATSRRACDLAAEYPGFLYAAVGIQPNSAAEADVGDFAIIEELAGYPGVRAIGETGLDCYWDDTPIELQHVYFDRHMQLCRDTSLPMVIHMRDSGDLIVDQLKRQSSVPPGIMHSFTGDWACAKTCLDLGLHISFAGMVTFKKSDELREVARQVPEDRLLIETDSPYLSPEPLRGKRPNEPARVEHTLRCLAKIRGVSAESLAETTTENARRLFQLP